Proteins encoded by one window of Streptomyces sp. LX-29:
- a CDS encoding aminotransferase class V-fold PLP-dependent enzyme, producing MPVPAPGADDLLAGGPTGPRALRPLLDTVLDALATGAAERSGPLPAGGPHALAQHVRALAEPALPDTGTGAPEALHTLVRALAAGAADPAEPHCAAHLHCPPLAVAAAADLAVSALNPSLDSWDQAPAASELETLTCRALATLAYGHRPAEDDRPRHEGRPAQGDRSTHEGRPAQGSPPAHGDRPAHQGQPPTPDALVTTGGTEANQLALLLAREAHPGPTPLQVICGANAHHSIHRAAWLLGLPTPHTLPTPTGRLDPDRLAAALHTRADHPTLVIATAGTTDTGAIDPLPAIADLCAAHHATLHIDASYGGALLFSDTLRDRLHGLDRAHSIALDLHKLGWQPIAAGLLAVPDHTALTPLDHHVDYLNAADDTEAGLPDLLGRSLRTSRRPDILKIAVTLRALGRHGLGRLVERCCATAHHLAELIDAHPRLELHAPPAISTVLFRPTGADDTTVAAVRRRLIRAGHAVLGRAHTADGLWLKATLLNPHTRPSDLHALLRLVEGSTAP from the coding sequence ATGCCGGTGCCCGCACCCGGAGCCGACGACCTCCTCGCCGGGGGCCCCACCGGCCCGCGCGCACTCCGCCCACTCCTCGACACCGTCCTCGACGCCCTCGCCACCGGCGCCGCCGAGCGGTCCGGGCCCCTCCCCGCCGGCGGCCCCCACGCCCTCGCCCAGCACGTCCGCGCCCTCGCCGAACCCGCCCTCCCGGACACCGGCACCGGCGCGCCCGAAGCCCTGCACACCCTCGTCCGCGCCCTCGCCGCCGGCGCCGCCGACCCCGCCGAACCGCACTGCGCCGCCCACCTGCACTGCCCACCGCTGGCCGTCGCGGCCGCCGCCGACCTCGCCGTCAGCGCCCTCAACCCCTCCCTCGACTCCTGGGACCAGGCACCCGCCGCCTCCGAGCTGGAGACCCTCACCTGCCGCGCCCTCGCCACCCTCGCCTACGGACACCGGCCCGCCGAGGACGACCGGCCCCGCCACGAGGGCCGGCCCGCCCAGGGCGACCGGTCCACCCACGAAGGCCGGCCCGCCCAGGGAAGCCCGCCCGCCCACGGTGACCGGCCCGCACACCAGGGCCAGCCCCCCACCCCCGACGCCCTCGTCACCACCGGCGGCACCGAAGCCAACCAGCTCGCCCTCCTCCTCGCCCGCGAAGCACACCCCGGACCCACCCCCCTCCAGGTCATCTGCGGCGCCAACGCCCACCACAGCATCCACCGCGCCGCCTGGCTCCTCGGCCTCCCCACCCCCCACACCCTCCCCACCCCCACCGGCCGCCTCGACCCCGACCGCCTCGCCGCCGCACTCCACACCCGAGCCGACCACCCCACCCTCGTCATCGCCACCGCCGGCACCACCGACACCGGAGCCATCGACCCGCTCCCCGCCATCGCCGACCTCTGCGCCGCCCACCACGCCACCCTCCACATCGACGCCTCCTACGGCGGCGCACTCCTCTTCAGCGACACCCTCCGCGACCGCCTCCACGGCCTCGACCGCGCCCACAGCATCGCCCTCGACCTCCACAAACTCGGCTGGCAACCCATCGCCGCCGGACTCCTCGCCGTCCCCGACCACACCGCACTCACCCCCCTCGACCACCACGTCGACTACCTCAACGCCGCCGACGACACCGAAGCCGGCCTCCCCGACCTGCTCGGCCGCTCCCTCCGCACCTCCCGCCGCCCCGACATCCTCAAAATCGCCGTCACCCTGCGCGCCCTCGGCCGCCACGGCCTCGGCCGACTCGTCGAACGCTGCTGCGCCACCGCCCACCACCTCGCCGAACTCATCGACGCCCACCCCCGCCTGGAACTGCACGCCCCACCCGCCATCAGCACCGTGCTGTTCCGCCCCACCGGCGCCGACGACACCACCGTCGCCGCCGTCCGCCGCCGCCTCATCCGCGCAGGACACGCCGTCCTCGGCCGGGCCCACACCGCCGACGGCCTCTGGCTCAAAGCCACCCTCCTCAACCCCCACACCCGCCCCAGCGACCTGCACGCCCTGTTGAGACTCGTGGAAGGCAGCACGGCCCCATGA
- the atpF gene encoding F0F1 ATP synthase subunit B, with the protein MKLALELGPLKPEWHDLIIAFLCFGVTFALLAGVVLPRIVRVLRERESAIDGRQRKADETRAEAEKAHAEYQELLAEARHEAARLRQESQEQGAELLAQLRAEGQRQREEMLVSAREQIAADRALAEAALRAEVTVLATQLAGKIVGEPLDDFARDRA; encoded by the coding sequence ATGAAACTAGCGTTGGAACTGGGCCCGTTGAAGCCCGAGTGGCACGACCTGATCATTGCCTTCCTCTGCTTCGGCGTGACCTTCGCGCTGCTCGCAGGGGTGGTGCTGCCGAGGATCGTGCGGGTTCTGCGGGAGCGCGAGTCGGCGATCGACGGACGCCAGCGCAAGGCGGACGAGACGCGGGCGGAGGCCGAGAAGGCGCACGCCGAGTACCAGGAGCTGCTGGCGGAGGCGCGTCACGAGGCGGCGCGGCTGCGTCAGGAGTCGCAGGAGCAGGGTGCGGAGCTGCTGGCGCAGCTGCGGGCCGAGGGTCAGCGGCAGCGTGAGGAGATGCTGGTCTCCGCGCGGGAGCAGATCGCGGCGGACCGGGCGCTGGCGGAGGCCGCGCTGCGCGCGGAGGTCACGGTGTTGGCGACGCAGCTGGCCGGCAAGATCGTCGGTGAGCCGTTGGATGACTTCGCCAGGGATCGGGCCTGA
- a CDS encoding SIMPL domain-containing protein, with amino-acid sequence MTQPPHPPTTPPYGTPDTPRLTVRGEAHLDVDPEIARIQITVTARGTDRRTTLDDLTRRNQDTQQLLDTYAQAIHTRETSAFTLTPHLTTKGRHERVRAYHGTVHTTATLTDFTALGELTTRLADQELTRVDGPWWALRPDSPAHRAARRQAVHDAVQRAREYAEALGARLLALVELADQDVDGYAPFPAARAAASARMAFAGATTPETAPALDLEPQRQQVYAQVNARFTMTPPQL; translated from the coding sequence ATGACCCAGCCCCCACACCCGCCCACCACCCCGCCCTACGGCACCCCCGACACCCCCCGCCTCACCGTCCGCGGCGAAGCCCACCTCGACGTCGACCCCGAAATCGCCCGCATCCAGATCACCGTCACCGCCCGCGGCACCGACCGCCGCACCACACTCGACGACCTCACCCGACGCAACCAGGACACCCAACAACTCCTCGACACCTACGCCCAAGCCATCCACACCCGAGAAACCAGCGCCTTCACCCTCACCCCCCACCTCACCACCAAAGGCCGCCACGAACGCGTCCGCGCCTACCACGGCACCGTCCACACCACCGCCACCCTCACCGACTTCACCGCACTCGGCGAACTCACCACCCGCCTCGCCGACCAGGAACTCACCCGCGTCGACGGACCCTGGTGGGCACTCCGCCCCGACTCACCCGCCCACCGCGCCGCACGCCGGCAAGCCGTCCACGACGCCGTGCAACGAGCCCGCGAATACGCCGAAGCCCTCGGCGCCCGCCTCCTCGCCCTCGTCGAACTCGCCGACCAGGATGTGGACGGCTACGCCCCCTTCCCCGCCGCACGCGCCGCCGCCTCCGCCCGCATGGCCTTCGCCGGCGCCACCACCCCCGAAACCGCGCCCGCACTCGACCTCGAACCCCAGCGACAGCAGGTATACGCCCAGGTCAACGCCCGCTTCACGATGACCCCACCGCAGCTGTGA
- the pepN gene encoding aminopeptidase N encodes MSVLTRDEAQNRARHLTVDRYLIDLDLTRGDEVFGSVTTLRFTAREDGVDTFVELDPAVLHRATLDGRDLDTASLADGRLPLHGLAEGAHELRVEADMRYSHTGEGMHRFTDPADGETYLYTMCCMADAKTVFAAFDQPDLKAVFEVTVTAPPRWTVLGNGTAQRIGPPTSGHWRLAPTPPISTYLMAVAAGPYHSVRTEHRGLPFGLHVRRSLAPYLDADADELFDITKRCFDRYHEIFAEPYPFDSYDQAFVPEFNSGAMENPGLVTFRDEFVYRSAVTEAERQTRAMVIAHEMAHMWFGDLVTMEWWDDIWLNESFAEYMGFQILTEATRYTATWADFGVRRKSWGYDADQRGSTHPVAPAPDAVPDTAAARLNFDGISYAKGASALRQLVAWLGEKDFLAGINDHFARHRFGNATLTDFIDSLARASGRDVHAWADRWLRTTGVDTLTPHIDVDGNHWTAAIHHQGSADGARPHRVSIGLYDHRPAAPHRLVRRDRIEADLGADAATVTLSFTGPRPDLLLLNDADLSYAKIRLDPTSWNTAVRALSGLPDPLTRAVVWNAARDMVRDAHLPPTTYLDAVRAHLPHETDIAIVEGVLAFARTQIADRYLPPAQRPAALATLADTCRDLLRRTEDGTGHGLRLAAVRTFVDTATGPAELHHWLTGDAVPGGPTLDPELRWRILARLCVLGAATPADIDAELARDSSATGQEGAARCRAALPDADAKSTAWAALFDTDELSNYLFTATAEGFWQPEQHDLLAPYVPRYYPAAVTLAARRGPAIAEAVGRFAFPTTVDEQTLRLGETCLAAPETDPAAGTETAPDGDPTPTPTPALRRRLADQLDDLRRALRVRAAATPDTAA; translated from the coding sequence ATGTCCGTACTGACGCGCGACGAAGCGCAGAACCGAGCCCGGCACCTCACCGTCGACCGCTACCTCATCGACCTCGATCTGACGCGCGGCGACGAGGTCTTCGGATCCGTCACCACCCTCCGCTTCACCGCGCGCGAGGACGGCGTGGACACCTTCGTCGAGCTCGACCCCGCCGTGCTGCACCGAGCCACCCTCGACGGGCGGGACCTGGACACCGCGTCGCTGGCGGACGGACGGCTGCCGCTCCACGGACTGGCCGAAGGGGCGCACGAACTGCGCGTCGAAGCCGACATGCGGTACTCCCACACGGGGGAGGGGATGCACCGCTTCACCGACCCCGCCGACGGGGAAACGTATCTCTACACCATGTGCTGCATGGCGGACGCGAAAACCGTCTTCGCCGCCTTCGACCAGCCCGACCTGAAAGCCGTCTTCGAGGTGACGGTCACCGCCCCACCCCGGTGGACCGTCCTCGGCAACGGAACCGCCCAGCGCATCGGACCGCCCACCAGCGGACACTGGCGGCTCGCCCCCACCCCGCCCATCAGCACCTACCTGATGGCCGTCGCCGCCGGACCGTACCACTCCGTACGCACCGAACACCGCGGACTGCCCTTCGGCCTGCACGTCCGCCGCTCCCTCGCGCCCTACCTGGACGCCGACGCCGACGAACTGTTCGACATCACCAAGCGCTGCTTCGACCGCTACCACGAGATCTTCGCCGAGCCCTACCCCTTCGACTCCTACGACCAGGCCTTCGTCCCCGAGTTCAACTCCGGCGCCATGGAGAACCCCGGCCTCGTCACCTTCCGCGACGAGTTCGTCTACCGCTCCGCCGTCACCGAAGCCGAACGACAGACCCGCGCCATGGTCATCGCCCACGAGATGGCCCACATGTGGTTCGGCGACCTCGTCACCATGGAATGGTGGGACGACATCTGGCTCAACGAGTCCTTCGCCGAATACATGGGCTTCCAGATCCTCACCGAAGCCACCCGCTACACCGCCACCTGGGCCGACTTCGGCGTCCGCCGCAAAAGCTGGGGATACGACGCCGACCAGCGCGGCTCCACCCACCCCGTCGCCCCCGCCCCCGACGCCGTCCCCGACACCGCCGCCGCCCGGCTCAACTTCGACGGCATCTCCTACGCCAAGGGCGCCTCCGCGCTGCGCCAGCTCGTCGCCTGGCTCGGCGAGAAGGACTTCCTCGCCGGCATCAACGACCACTTCGCCCGCCACCGCTTCGGCAACGCCACCCTCACCGACTTCATCGACTCCCTCGCCCGCGCCTCCGGCCGCGACGTCCACGCCTGGGCCGACCGCTGGCTCCGCACCACCGGAGTCGACACCCTCACCCCCCACATCGACGTCGACGGCAACCACTGGACCGCCGCCATCCACCACCAGGGCAGCGCCGACGGAGCCCGCCCCCACCGCGTCTCCATCGGCCTCTACGACCACCGGCCCGCCGCCCCACACCGGCTCGTCCGCCGCGACCGCATCGAGGCCGACCTCGGCGCCGACGCCGCCACCGTGACCCTCTCCTTCACCGGCCCCCGCCCCGACCTGCTGCTCCTCAACGACGCCGACCTCAGCTACGCCAAGATCAGGCTCGACCCGACCTCCTGGAACACCGCCGTACGCGCCCTGTCCGGCCTCCCCGACCCCCTCACCCGCGCGGTCGTCTGGAACGCCGCCCGCGACATGGTGCGCGACGCCCACCTACCGCCCACCACCTACCTCGACGCCGTCCGCGCCCACCTACCCCACGAGACGGACATCGCCATCGTCGAAGGCGTCCTCGCCTTCGCCCGCACCCAGATCGCCGACCGCTACCTGCCCCCCGCACAGCGCCCCGCCGCCCTCGCCACCCTCGCCGACACCTGCCGCGACCTGCTGCGCCGCACCGAAGACGGCACAGGCCACGGACTCCGCCTCGCCGCCGTCCGCACCTTCGTCGACACCGCCACCGGCCCCGCCGAGCTCCACCACTGGCTCACCGGAGACGCCGTCCCCGGCGGCCCCACCCTCGACCCCGAACTCCGCTGGCGCATCCTCGCCCGACTCTGCGTCCTCGGCGCCGCCACCCCCGCCGACATCGACGCGGAACTCGCCCGCGACTCCAGCGCCACCGGCCAGGAAGGCGCCGCCCGCTGCCGTGCAGCCCTCCCCGACGCCGACGCCAAGAGCACCGCCTGGGCCGCCCTCTTCGACACCGACGAACTCTCCAACTACCTCTTCACCGCCACCGCCGAAGGCTTCTGGCAACCCGAGCAGCACGACCTGCTCGCCCCCTACGTCCCCCGCTACTACCCCGCCGCCGTCACCCTCGCCGCCCGCCGCGGCCCGGCCATCGCCGAAGCCGTCGGCCGCTTCGCCTTCCCCACCACCGTCGACGAGCAGACCCTGCGACTGGGGGAGACCTGCCTGGCCGCCCCCGAAACCGACCCCGCAGCCGGCACCGAGACCGCCCCCGACGGCGACCCCACCCCCACCCCCACACCGGCGCTGCGCCGGCGCCTCGCCGACCAACTCGACGACCTGCGCCGCGCCCTCCGCGTACGCGCCGCCGCGACACCCGACACGGCGGCCTAG
- a CDS encoding SidA/IucD/PvdA family monooxygenase, with product MTPAPDPTTTPAPTTPGDDTETTESADPTGGDTPLDLLGIGIGPSNLSLAALASTIPGLRTAFYEQHPAFHWHPGLLIEGTTLQVPFLADLVTLADPGNPWTFLNYLKASERLYPFYFAQRFHIHRAEYDAYCRWVSQQLPTLHFGHHIDAVRWNPERALFEIDLTQTGADGEAEALCRTYARNLVLGIGTEPHIPDPLRPLTDAPAVPVLHSADYLRHRAHLHAADHVTVIGAGQSGAEVFLDLLRHRPAGREGLHWLARTPAFAPMEHSKLGLEQFTPDYTRYFHALPEPVRDALLPQQWQLYKGIDRDTIAAIHDELYQRTLHGGWPDTVLTPGVVVRTAGRVATTRVELHLEHVQQGTRSRLTTDAVVLATGYRERRTDILLAALAPYIRRDSSDRPRIDEHHRLVLDPSVKGTVYVQNAELHTHGIGAPDLGLAAWRSATILNSLTGTTTFPLPARTAFTTFGLDPTPGRQLPDQRDRLARTRT from the coding sequence ATGACACCCGCCCCAGACCCCACCACCACGCCCGCCCCCACCACCCCCGGCGACGACACCGAGACCACCGAGAGCGCCGACCCCACCGGCGGCGACACCCCCCTCGACCTCCTCGGCATCGGCATCGGCCCCTCCAACCTCTCCCTCGCCGCCCTCGCCTCCACCATCCCCGGCCTCCGCACCGCCTTCTACGAACAACACCCCGCCTTCCACTGGCACCCCGGCCTGCTCATCGAAGGCACCACCCTGCAAGTGCCCTTCCTCGCCGACCTCGTCACCCTCGCCGACCCCGGCAACCCCTGGACCTTCCTCAACTACCTCAAAGCCAGCGAACGCCTCTACCCCTTCTACTTCGCCCAGCGCTTCCACATCCACCGCGCCGAATACGACGCCTACTGCCGCTGGGTCAGCCAACAACTCCCCACCCTCCACTTCGGCCACCACATCGACGCCGTCCGCTGGAACCCCGAACGCGCGCTCTTCGAAATCGACCTCACCCAGACCGGCGCCGACGGCGAAGCCGAAGCACTCTGCCGCACCTACGCCCGCAACCTCGTCCTCGGCATCGGCACCGAACCCCACATCCCCGACCCCCTGCGCCCCCTCACCGACGCCCCCGCCGTCCCCGTCCTGCACTCCGCCGACTACCTACGCCACCGCGCCCACCTCCACGCCGCCGACCACGTCACCGTCATCGGCGCCGGCCAATCCGGAGCCGAAGTCTTCCTCGACCTGCTCCGCCACCGGCCCGCCGGCCGCGAAGGACTCCACTGGCTCGCCCGCACCCCCGCCTTCGCACCCATGGAACACAGCAAACTCGGCCTGGAACAGTTCACCCCCGACTACACCCGCTACTTCCACGCCCTCCCCGAACCCGTACGCGACGCCCTCCTCCCCCAGCAATGGCAGCTCTACAAAGGCATCGACCGGGACACCATCGCCGCCATCCACGACGAGCTCTACCAACGCACCCTCCACGGCGGCTGGCCCGACACCGTCCTCACCCCCGGAGTCGTCGTCCGCACCGCCGGACGCGTCGCCACCACCCGCGTCGAACTCCACCTCGAACACGTACAGCAAGGCACCCGCAGCCGCCTCACCACCGACGCCGTCGTCCTCGCCACCGGCTACCGCGAACGCCGCACCGACATCCTCCTCGCCGCCCTCGCCCCCTACATCCGCCGCGACAGCTCCGACCGCCCCCGCATCGACGAACACCACCGGCTCGTCCTCGACCCCAGCGTCAAAGGAACCGTCTACGTCCAGAACGCCGAACTCCACACCCACGGCATCGGCGCCCCCGACCTCGGACTCGCCGCCTGGCGCAGCGCCACCATCCTCAACTCACTGACCGGAACGACCACCTTTCCGCTTCCGGCCCGGACCGCGTTCACCACCTTCGGCCTCGACCCCACCCCCGGCCGACAACTCCCCGACCAGCGCGACCGACTCGCCCGAACGCGGACATGA
- a CDS encoding 5'-nucleotidase C-terminal domain-containing protein, with translation MPLNRRNFLGRSAVTGAGVALAGGAAAGSAQAAEGAEGAAGRRRERRYSFTVMGTTDLHGNVFNWDYFTDAEFDDKAHNDVGLAKISTLVERVRAEKGRENTLLIDAGDTIQGTQLSYYYAKVDPITARRGPVHPMAQAMNAIGYDAAALGNHEFNYGIPVLRKFEEQCDFPLLGANALDAKTLRPAFPPYSMHRLRTPCGRDVKVAVLGLTNPGIALWDKQNVQGKMTFPGLEEQSAKYVPRLRSMGADVVIVSAHSGSSGTSSYGDQLPYVENAAGLVAEQVPGIDAILVGHAHTEIPEYRVKNRSTGKDVVLSEPLKWGQRLTLFDFELVFVRGRWSVEKVSAKVLNSNTVPEDPKITDLLVDEHRKVVAYVNQVIGTSTAAMSSAEGPVKDVPIIDLINHVQVETVKAALAGTAYAALPVLSQASCFSRTAAIPAGEVTIRDAAGLYPFENTLEARLVTGAQLKDYLEYSAKYYVQTAPGGVVDPAKLTNADGTPDYNYDAVYGLAYDVDIAQPKGSRIVNLSFGGRPVDPAAEFVLAVNNYRASGGGNFPHVPQAKQLWANSDEIRNTIISWVKAKGTVDPARFASVDWRLTRDGVPVF, from the coding sequence ATGCCGCTCAACCGTAGGAATTTTCTGGGGCGTTCGGCTGTGACGGGGGCGGGGGTGGCGCTGGCGGGCGGCGCGGCCGCCGGTTCGGCGCAGGCGGCGGAGGGCGCGGAGGGGGCCGCGGGGAGGCGGCGTGAGCGGCGGTACTCCTTCACCGTGATGGGGACGACGGATCTGCATGGCAACGTCTTCAACTGGGACTACTTCACGGATGCGGAGTTCGACGACAAGGCTCACAACGATGTGGGTCTGGCGAAGATCTCGACGCTGGTGGAGCGGGTGCGTGCCGAGAAGGGCCGCGAGAACACCCTGCTGATCGACGCGGGTGACACCATCCAGGGCACGCAGCTGTCGTACTACTACGCCAAGGTGGACCCGATCACGGCGCGTCGCGGTCCGGTGCACCCGATGGCGCAGGCGATGAACGCGATCGGGTACGACGCGGCGGCGCTGGGCAACCACGAGTTCAACTACGGCATACCGGTGCTGCGGAAGTTCGAGGAGCAGTGCGATTTCCCGCTGCTGGGTGCGAACGCGCTGGACGCGAAGACGCTGCGGCCGGCGTTCCCGCCGTACAGCATGCACCGGCTGCGCACGCCGTGTGGGCGGGACGTGAAGGTGGCGGTGCTGGGTCTGACGAATCCGGGCATCGCGCTGTGGGACAAGCAGAACGTCCAGGGGAAGATGACGTTCCCGGGTCTGGAGGAGCAGTCGGCGAAGTACGTGCCGCGGCTGCGGTCGATGGGCGCGGACGTGGTGATCGTCTCGGCGCACTCGGGTTCCAGCGGCACGTCGTCGTACGGTGACCAGCTGCCGTACGTCGAGAACGCGGCGGGGTTGGTGGCGGAGCAGGTGCCGGGGATCGACGCGATCCTGGTGGGTCACGCGCACACGGAGATCCCCGAGTACCGGGTGAAGAACAGGTCGACCGGCAAGGACGTGGTGCTGTCCGAGCCGCTGAAGTGGGGTCAGCGGCTGACGCTGTTCGACTTCGAGCTGGTCTTCGTGCGGGGCCGTTGGTCGGTGGAGAAGGTCTCGGCGAAGGTGCTGAACTCCAACACCGTGCCGGAGGACCCGAAGATCACGGACCTGCTGGTGGACGAGCACCGCAAGGTGGTGGCGTACGTCAACCAGGTGATCGGTACGTCGACGGCGGCGATGTCGTCGGCGGAGGGTCCGGTGAAGGACGTGCCGATCATCGACCTGATCAACCATGTGCAGGTGGAGACGGTGAAGGCGGCGCTGGCGGGCACCGCGTACGCGGCGCTGCCGGTGCTGTCGCAGGCCTCGTGCTTCTCTCGGACGGCGGCGATCCCGGCCGGGGAGGTGACGATCCGGGACGCGGCGGGGTTGTACCCGTTCGAGAACACGCTGGAGGCGCGTCTGGTGACGGGTGCCCAGCTGAAGGACTACCTGGAGTACTCGGCGAAGTACTACGTGCAGACCGCGCCGGGTGGGGTGGTGGACCCGGCGAAGCTGACGAACGCGGACGGTACGCCGGACTACAACTACGACGCGGTGTACGGCCTGGCGTACGACGTCGACATCGCGCAGCCGAAGGGCTCGCGGATCGTGAACCTGTCGTTCGGGGGGCGGCCGGTCGACCCGGCGGCCGAGTTCGTGCTGGCGGTGAACAACTACCGGGCGTCGGGTGGCGGCAACTTCCCGCACGTGCCGCAGGCGAAGCAGCTGTGGGCGAACTCGGACGAGATCCGCAACACGATCATCTCGTGGGTGAAGGCGAAGGGGACGGTGGACCCGGCTCGGTTCGCGTCGGTGGACTGGAGGCTGACGCGGGACGGCGTGCCGGTCTTCTGA